Proteins from a genomic interval of Chryseobacterium indologenes:
- a CDS encoding phosphoribosylformylglycinamidine cyclo-ligase, translating to MSNTYKSAGVDKEEGYKTVDKIKKAVGETHNANVLNHLGSFGAFYEIGGYKNPVLVSGTDGVGTKLKVALDTRKYDSIGIDCFAMCANDILCHGAKPLFFLDYLACGKLDSEIAAEIVLGMVNACKDNNCALIGGETAEMPGMYQPGDYDVAGFCVGIVEKDQIIDGSNIKPGNKIIALPSSGFHSNGFSLVRKVFPNFEEEFEGKPLYETLLVPTRLYYKDIHKVLEEVKVSGIAHITGGGLYENVPRIIPEGLCASIDGAKVRIPSVMLELEKRGGVAREEMFGTFNMGVGMVIVVDAEHAEKVLHLLDDAYEIGEITEGAEKIDLKF from the coding sequence ATGAGCAACACTTACAAATCAGCAGGAGTAGACAAAGAAGAAGGATACAAAACGGTTGACAAGATCAAAAAAGCGGTCGGAGAAACCCACAATGCAAATGTATTAAACCATTTGGGTAGTTTTGGTGCTTTCTATGAAATCGGAGGATACAAAAATCCCGTTCTTGTTTCAGGAACAGATGGAGTAGGAACTAAGTTGAAAGTAGCTTTGGATACCAGGAAATATGATTCTATCGGTATCGATTGCTTCGCCATGTGTGCCAACGATATCCTTTGTCACGGTGCTAAGCCTTTATTCTTCTTAGATTACTTGGCTTGTGGAAAGCTTGACTCTGAAATTGCTGCAGAAATCGTTCTTGGAATGGTGAATGCTTGTAAGGACAACAACTGCGCATTAATCGGTGGAGAAACCGCTGAAATGCCAGGGATGTACCAGCCGGGTGATTATGATGTTGCAGGATTCTGTGTAGGAATCGTAGAAAAAGATCAGATCATCGACGGTTCCAACATTAAACCGGGAAATAAAATTATTGCATTACCAAGCTCAGGATTCCACTCCAATGGATTCTCTTTAGTAAGAAAAGTATTCCCGAACTTTGAAGAGGAGTTCGAAGGAAAACCTTTATATGAAACACTTCTGGTTCCTACAAGACTATACTATAAAGACATCCACAAAGTATTGGAAGAAGTAAAAGTAAGCGGTATCGCTCACATTACCGGTGGTGGTCTTTATGAAAACGTTCCGAGGATTATCCCTGAAGGACTTTGTGCTTCAATTGACGGGGCCAAAGTAAGAATCCCAAGTGTAATGCTTGAATTGGAAAAAAGAGGTGGAGTAGCACGTGAAGAGATGTTCGGAACATTTAATATGGGGGTCGGTATGGTGATCGTAGTAGACGCGGAACATGCTGAAAAAGTATTACACCTTTTAGATGATGCTTATGAGATAGGAGAAATCACGGAAGGAGCAGAGAAAATCGATTTGAAATTTTAA
- the purN gene encoding phosphoribosylglycinamide formyltransferase gives MKNIVVLVSGSGTNLQRIIDTIEAGEIQNAKVSLVVADRECFGLERARNHNIENILIPRGKNFSSELAKVIPQDTDLIVLAGFLSILKSEFCENWNGKIINIHPALLPKFGGKGMWGMNVHNAVIEAKETESGATVHFVTSGIDEGEAILQKSFEVTADDTPETLAQKVHRIEYEIFPVAINKVLGN, from the coding sequence ATGAAGAACATCGTTGTACTCGTATCCGGGTCAGGAACCAATCTGCAGAGAATCATTGATACCATTGAAGCAGGAGAAATCCAAAATGCAAAAGTAAGTCTGGTGGTTGCTGACAGAGAATGTTTCGGATTGGAAAGAGCCAGAAATCATAATATAGAAAACATACTGATTCCAAGAGGAAAGAATTTCAGCAGCGAATTGGCTAAAGTAATCCCGCAAGATACAGATCTGATTGTATTGGCAGGATTCCTATCCATTTTAAAATCTGAATTCTGTGAAAACTGGAACGGTAAAATAATCAATATTCATCCGGCATTGCTCCCGAAATTCGGTGGAAAAGGAATGTGGGGAATGAACGTTCACAACGCGGTTATCGAAGCCAAAGAAACAGAAAGCGGGGCAACGGTACATTTTGTGACTTCGGGTATTGATGAAGGAGAAGCTATTCTTCAGAAATCTTTTGAAGTAACAGCAGATGATACTCCTGAAACATTAGCTCAGAAAGTTCACCGGATTGAATATGAAATATTTCCGGTAGCGATCAATAAGGTCCTGGGAAACTGA
- the purH gene encoding bifunctional phosphoribosylaminoimidazolecarboxamide formyltransferase/IMP cyclohydrolase, with protein sequence MSKKRVLISVSDKSGLTEFAQFLEAQNYELISTGGTFKHLKDAGLNPIQIDEVTNFPEMLDGRVKTLHPKVHGGLLAVRNNEEHMKTVQEHGIGLIDMVIVNLYPFFENVNKDISLHEKVEFIDIGGPSMLRSAAKNFDSVTVITDVEDYATVKIEMEQNGDTYIETRKRLAGKVFNLTSAYDAAISRMLLDEEYPTYLNASYKKVSDLRYGENPHQTAAYYVSTFENGAMKDFEQLGGRELSFNNLRDMDLCWKVVTEFKEEMACCAVKHSTPCGVAIGTSALETYQKTFECDPVSIFGGIVAMNYRIDAATAEELNKTFLEIVMAPDFDEEALEILRKKKNLRIIKIVNPVSDKKTWVKVDGGILVQDNDLHFSDDIKVVTETQPTEEQKKALLFSQRVVKYVKSNAIVVSNGIQAFGIGGGQVNRIWATQQAIERAKEKFTGDLVLASDAFFPFRDVVDFCAQEGIKAIIQPGGSVKDQDSIEAANEHGIPMMFTGVRHFFH encoded by the coding sequence ATGAGTAAAAAGAGAGTTTTAATCAGTGTTTCTGACAAAAGCGGATTAACAGAATTCGCGCAGTTTTTGGAAGCTCAGAATTATGAGTTGATCTCCACAGGAGGAACGTTCAAACATTTGAAAGACGCTGGTTTAAATCCCATTCAGATTGATGAGGTAACCAATTTTCCCGAAATGCTTGACGGAAGAGTGAAAACACTTCACCCGAAAGTTCACGGAGGTCTTTTGGCGGTTCGTAACAACGAAGAGCATATGAAGACTGTTCAGGAGCACGGAATTGGTTTGATCGACATGGTTATCGTAAACCTTTATCCTTTCTTTGAAAATGTAAACAAAGACATTTCTTTACACGAGAAAGTAGAGTTTATCGATATCGGAGGTCCTTCTATGCTTCGTTCTGCAGCGAAAAACTTTGATTCTGTAACAGTAATTACTGATGTTGAAGACTATGCAACTGTGAAAATCGAAATGGAGCAAAATGGAGATACCTACATTGAAACTCGTAAAAGGCTTGCAGGAAAAGTATTCAATCTTACTTCTGCTTACGATGCAGCGATCTCAAGAATGCTTTTAGATGAAGAATATCCTACTTATCTGAATGCATCTTACAAGAAAGTATCTGATCTGAGATATGGAGAAAACCCTCACCAGACAGCTGCTTACTACGTTTCTACTTTCGAAAACGGAGCGATGAAAGACTTCGAACAATTGGGAGGTAGAGAACTTTCTTTCAACAACCTTCGAGATATGGACCTTTGCTGGAAAGTGGTAACGGAATTCAAAGAAGAAATGGCTTGTTGTGCCGTAAAACACTCTACACCTTGCGGAGTTGCCATTGGAACCTCAGCACTGGAAACCTATCAGAAAACTTTCGAATGTGATCCCGTTTCCATCTTTGGCGGAATTGTTGCTATGAACTATAGGATCGATGCTGCAACAGCTGAAGAATTAAACAAAACATTCCTGGAGATCGTAATGGCTCCGGACTTTGATGAAGAAGCTCTTGAAATTTTAAGAAAAAAGAAAAACCTTAGAATCATTAAAATTGTAAACCCTGTTTCCGACAAGAAAACATGGGTGAAAGTTGATGGTGGTATCTTGGTTCAGGATAATGATTTGCATTTCTCTGATGATATTAAAGTAGTAACGGAAACTCAGCCTACAGAAGAGCAGAAGAAAGCCTTACTTTTCTCTCAGAGAGTAGTAAAATATGTGAAATCAAATGCTATTGTAGTTTCCAACGGGATCCAGGCTTTTGGAATCGGTGGAGGACAGGTAAACAGAATCTGGGCTACTCAGCAGGCTATCGAAAGAGCAAAAGAAAAATTCACAGGAGATTTAGTATTAGCTTCTGACGCATTTTTCCCTTTCCGTGATGTAGTAGATTTCTGCGCTCAGGAAGGTATCAAAGCCATTATCCAACCTGGTGGAAGTGTAAAAGATCAGGACAGCATAGAAGCTGCCAACGAACACGGTATTCCGATGATGTTTACCGGTGTCAGACACTTTTTCCACTAA
- a CDS encoding NAD(P)H-dependent oxidoreductase, with protein sequence MKILAIAGSNSDVSMNKQLVAYASTLFENAEVEVIDLNPFEMPIYKHERELAGGVPQEAHDFAAKIDGADLLLVALGEHNGTYSTAFKNVFDWVSRIKDRTVWNEVPMLLMSTSPGGRGGAGVLEAASKRFPFHGGNVVETFSLPFFNDNFDKASQKISNEEKDSELKEKIKKIAAIESILEK encoded by the coding sequence ATGAAAATTTTAGCAATAGCAGGAAGTAATTCAGACGTTTCCATGAACAAACAGTTGGTGGCATACGCATCAACATTATTTGAAAATGCAGAAGTAGAAGTAATCGACCTGAATCCTTTTGAAATGCCGATCTATAAGCATGAAAGAGAATTAGCAGGCGGCGTTCCCCAGGAAGCCCATGATTTTGCTGCAAAAATTGACGGAGCAGATTTATTGCTGGTCGCTTTAGGAGAGCACAACGGAACATATTCTACAGCATTCAAAAATGTATTCGACTGGGTATCCAGAATTAAAGACAGAACAGTATGGAATGAAGTACCAATGCTATTGATGTCTACATCACCAGGAGGAAGAGGTGGAGCAGGAGTTTTAGAAGCAGCTTCCAAGCGTTTCCCTTTCCACGGTGGAAATGTGGTAGAAACTTTTTCACTTCCTTTCTTCAATGATAACTTTGATAAAGCTTCTCAAAAAATTTCTAATGAAGAGAAAGACAGTGAATTAAAGGAAAAAATAAAGAAGATTGCAGCCATTGAATCTATCCTTGAAAAATAG
- a CDS encoding glycoside hydrolase family 13 protein: MKKIPLIFALSAASIAFSQSKIIEKVEPAFWWKDMKNPELQILVYGKDVAHNDIVLSDNIPVKDIQKVENPNYVFVTVNTNEINVPQFTINIKKGKKNLGSYHYELKSRNPGSADRGSFSSKDVMYLIMPDRFANGDEKNDSSRDLTEKADRTLPNGRHGGDLKGIINNLDYIQNLGATAVWLTPVNEDNEKVYSYHGYAQTDLYKIDARYGTNDDYKNLSRELNKRNMKLVMDYVTNHWGISHWMIRDLPSKDWIHWFADGEKGFKRSNYKTTTQFDPNASEIDKKYALNGWFDTTMPDINQKNPLVLKYLTQNAIWWIEYAELGGFRVDTYPYNDKEAMAKWAKAITDEYPKFNIVGETWLYTSGQISAWQKDSKTGEAAGYNSNLPSVMDFMLFADMPKALQEKESWNTGMIKLYDSFTSDFLYPDINNLLIFFENHDTERWNEIFNADPKAYKMGLTLISTVRGIPQIYYGSEIGMRGDKNKGGDADIRRDFPGGWKSDQQNAFNPATQTPEQKEFFDFTQKILNWRKNKEVIHTGKTKNYVPQDGVFTYFRYNEKESVMVMLNNNDKDQQVDLKRFEESLQGFSKGKEVMSGKEWLLQNSIVIPARSSLIIELKK, encoded by the coding sequence ATGAAAAAAATACCCCTGATTTTCGCACTCTCAGCAGCCTCAATCGCTTTTTCTCAGTCAAAAATCATAGAAAAAGTTGAGCCGGCCTTCTGGTGGAAAGATATGAAAAATCCTGAACTTCAGATTTTGGTCTACGGCAAAGATGTTGCCCATAATGACATTGTGCTTTCCGACAATATTCCCGTTAAAGATATTCAGAAAGTAGAAAACCCCAATTATGTCTTCGTTACCGTTAATACCAATGAAATCAACGTTCCCCAATTTACAATCAACATTAAAAAAGGCAAAAAAAATCTGGGAAGCTATCATTATGAATTGAAATCGAGAAACCCGGGTTCCGCAGACCGTGGCTCATTCAGCTCAAAAGATGTGATGTATCTTATTATGCCGGACCGTTTTGCCAATGGTGATGAGAAAAATGACTCGAGCCGTGATCTAACCGAAAAAGCAGATCGGACGCTGCCAAACGGCAGGCATGGTGGAGATTTAAAGGGAATCATCAACAATCTGGATTATATTCAAAACCTTGGGGCTACAGCCGTATGGCTGACTCCGGTTAACGAAGACAACGAAAAAGTCTATTCTTATCACGGGTATGCACAGACCGATCTATATAAAATAGATGCCCGCTACGGAACCAATGACGACTACAAAAACCTTTCCCGTGAGCTTAATAAAAGGAATATGAAGCTGGTAATGGATTATGTGACCAATCACTGGGGTATTTCACACTGGATGATTAGGGATCTTCCTTCAAAGGACTGGATTCACTGGTTCGCCGATGGTGAAAAAGGTTTTAAACGCTCAAATTACAAAACAACCACTCAATTTGATCCCAACGCTTCTGAAATTGATAAGAAATATGCGTTAAACGGCTGGTTTGATACTACAATGCCGGATATTAACCAGAAAAATCCATTGGTGTTAAAATATTTAACCCAAAATGCCATATGGTGGATTGAATACGCAGAATTGGGAGGTTTTCGTGTAGATACTTATCCGTACAACGACAAAGAAGCAATGGCCAAATGGGCTAAGGCGATCACTGACGAGTATCCGAAATTTAATATTGTAGGTGAAACCTGGCTATACACTTCCGGCCAGATCTCTGCATGGCAGAAGGATTCCAAAACAGGAGAGGCTGCAGGATATAATTCGAACCTGCCATCGGTAATGGACTTTATGCTGTTTGCAGATATGCCCAAAGCACTACAGGAAAAAGAAAGCTGGAATACAGGCATGATAAAGCTTTACGATTCTTTCACCAGCGATTTCCTGTATCCTGATATCAATAACCTTCTGATTTTTTTTGAAAACCACGACACCGAAAGATGGAATGAAATCTTTAATGCAGATCCCAAAGCTTATAAAATGGGCCTTACCCTCATTTCAACCGTTCGCGGAATTCCCCAGATTTATTACGGGTCAGAAATAGGAATGCGCGGAGATAAAAATAAAGGGGGCGATGCAGACATCCGACGTGATTTTCCTGGAGGATGGAAATCTGATCAGCAAAATGCTTTTAATCCTGCCACACAGACTCCCGAACAAAAAGAATTCTTTGATTTTACCCAAAAAATACTCAACTGGAGAAAAAATAAAGAAGTGATTCATACCGGAAAAACAAAAAATTACGTTCCTCAGGATGGAGTCTTTACTTACTTCAGATATAATGAAAAAGAAAGTGTCATGGTGATGCTCAACAACAATGATAAAGACCAACAAGTGGATCTGAAACGTTTTGAAGAATCATTACAAGGATTCTCTAAAGGAAAAGAGGTGATGTCGGGAAAAGAATGGCTACTTCAGAATAGTATCGTTATTCCGGCCAGATCATCATTAATTATTGAACTGAAAAAATAA
- a CDS encoding pirin family protein, translating to MKTVYHKADSRGHANHGWLNSYHTFSFANYQNRDRTNFGVLRVLNDDTVSQGMGFGTHPHRDMEIISIPLEGDLEHKDSMGTTAVIRKGEIQVMSAGTGVKHSEYNKNKDEEVKFLQIWVFPRELDLEPRYDQKSIKEGEKINGFQQILSPNKNDDGVWIHQDAWFNLANFKKGNGKNYMLNKKGNGVYAFVLKGSAKVGDRILNERDGLGIWDTQSFNIEAVEDTEILLMEVPMELPSYLK from the coding sequence ATGAAAACAGTATATCATAAAGCAGATTCAAGAGGCCACGCCAACCACGGATGGTTAAATTCTTATCATACATTCAGTTTTGCCAACTATCAGAACAGAGACAGAACAAACTTTGGAGTATTAAGAGTATTGAACGATGATACCGTTTCCCAGGGAATGGGATTCGGAACGCACCCGCACAGAGACATGGAAATTATTTCCATTCCCTTGGAAGGAGATCTGGAACATAAAGACTCTATGGGAACTACAGCCGTGATCAGAAAAGGTGAAATTCAGGTAATGAGCGCCGGAACCGGTGTGAAACACAGTGAATACAACAAAAATAAAGACGAAGAAGTGAAATTCCTGCAAATCTGGGTTTTTCCAAGAGAGCTGGATCTGGAGCCAAGATATGATCAGAAAAGTATCAAAGAAGGTGAAAAGATCAACGGATTCCAGCAGATTTTATCTCCTAATAAAAATGATGACGGAGTCTGGATTCATCAGGATGCCTGGTTTAATCTGGCCAACTTCAAAAAAGGAAACGGCAAAAATTATATGTTGAATAAAAAAGGAAACGGCGTGTATGCATTCGTTTTAAAAGGAAGTGCAAAAGTAGGAGACCGCATTCTGAACGAAAGAGACGGATTGGGGATCTGGGATACTCAGAGCTTTAATATCGAAGCCGTGGAAGACACGGAAATATTATTGATGGAAGTCCCGATGGAATTACCTTCTTATCTTAAATAA
- a CDS encoding MFS transporter, which translates to MNSSQNSISKKIKPNLSMLQIINMSMGFLGIQMAFGLQNGNASRILANLGADVHQLSWFWLVAPVTGLIVQPIIGHMGDNTWSPLGRRKPYFLIGAVLCSIGLVLLPNAVSVTHMFAANALLLAVIFLAMMDASVNIAMEPFRALVGDMLPKHQGTIGFSVQTILIGIGAVLGSYLPDWLTKLGISNEAPKGFVADNVIYSFYIGAALLLIAILYTIITTREYSPQEFAEFENGKETEETPSKFSDIFKDFANIPAQMKKLGIVQFFSWFALFTMWVFTTSALATHHMGLSPEDTHSRAFNDAGDLTGKLFGMYNLWAIPFAFLLTPIAKWIGKKQTHALALFCGGLGLISMYFIKEVSNLWISMVGLGFAWASILAMPYAMLIEVIPQKKMGVYMGIFNFFIVIPQIINGLFGGPVVSGIFGKQAMDYVVVGGICMLIGALVTMIFVKSENETPKEIEEEIQQVHF; encoded by the coding sequence ATGAATTCTTCCCAAAATTCTATTTCAAAGAAAATAAAACCCAATCTTTCCATGCTTCAGATTATCAATATGAGTATGGGGTTTTTGGGTATTCAGATGGCTTTCGGGCTACAGAACGGAAATGCAAGCCGTATTTTGGCCAACCTCGGAGCTGATGTTCATCAATTGTCCTGGTTTTGGTTGGTGGCCCCTGTTACAGGATTGATTGTTCAGCCAATTATCGGGCACATGGGAGATAATACCTGGAGTCCCTTAGGAAGGAGAAAGCCCTATTTTCTGATAGGAGCTGTTTTGTGTTCAATAGGACTTGTATTACTGCCGAATGCAGTGTCGGTCACTCATATGTTTGCTGCCAATGCTCTTTTACTGGCTGTTATCTTCCTTGCGATGATGGATGCATCGGTCAATATAGCAATGGAACCTTTCAGGGCGTTGGTAGGAGATATGCTGCCAAAACATCAGGGAACAATAGGATTTTCCGTGCAGACCATCCTGATCGGAATTGGAGCGGTACTGGGCTCGTACCTGCCGGATTGGCTGACAAAGCTCGGGATTTCGAATGAGGCACCAAAGGGTTTCGTGGCAGATAATGTTATCTATTCCTTTTATATTGGCGCAGCATTGCTTCTCATAGCCATTTTATATACAATTATTACGACCAGAGAATATTCTCCGCAAGAGTTTGCTGAATTTGAAAACGGAAAAGAAACAGAAGAAACTCCATCGAAATTTTCAGATATTTTTAAAGATTTTGCCAATATCCCTGCACAGATGAAAAAGTTGGGGATCGTTCAGTTTTTCTCATGGTTTGCTTTATTTACCATGTGGGTATTCACCACCAGTGCTTTAGCTACCCATCATATGGGGCTTTCTCCCGAAGATACCCATTCCAGAGCATTCAATGATGCCGGGGATCTCACAGGTAAACTTTTCGGGATGTACAATCTCTGGGCAATTCCTTTTGCTTTTCTGTTAACCCCGATTGCAAAATGGATCGGAAAAAAACAAACACATGCCCTGGCTTTATTTTGCGGTGGTTTAGGGCTGATCTCTATGTATTTTATCAAAGAGGTAAGTAATCTCTGGATTTCAATGGTGGGACTTGGGTTTGCCTGGGCTAGCATTCTGGCAATGCCGTATGCAATGTTGATTGAAGTAATTCCTCAAAAGAAAATGGGCGTATACATGGGGATATTCAATTTCTTTATTGTCATTCCTCAGATTATCAACGGATTATTCGGAGGGCCTGTCGTTAGCGGGATCTTCGGTAAGCAGGCAATGGATTATGTAGTGGTAGGAGGTATCTGTATGTTGATCGGAGCACTGGTAACCATGATTTTTGTGAAATCTGAAAATGAGACGCCGAAGGAAATTGAAGAAGAAATTCAACAGGTACACTTTTAG
- the purD gene encoding phosphoribosylamine--glycine ligase: protein MRILIIGEGGRESALATKLQNDSRISKMFFANGNATTDVIGKNVHLSEIKELRDFAIKEKIDLTIVGPEAPLVAGIKDEFKKHDLKVFGPNQKVASLEGSKAFSKKFMQTYDIKTAKAVVFDSYNEAKEYVQTQQYPLVIKASGLAGGKGVVICDNLEEAEATIHDFMIRRIYGDAGIRLVIEEYLQGFEASIIAFSNGDKLFPCIAAKDYKKAGNGDTGPNTGGMGSVAPSPEFTQEHYADFEKNILEPTLKGLKAEGFGFKGIIFFGLMVTKNGAYLLEYNMRFGDPETQVLMALMENNLLDVIQDCMEGKDIELKFKDEKAVCLVMCSGGYPRNFETGYEIVGEDKLKHSKLLYAGAVRKGDKVVSNGGRVLNIVATGATYEDARKNAYEDAGHVHFDYGFYREDIGKF from the coding sequence ATGAGAATATTAATCATAGGTGAAGGCGGTAGAGAATCGGCTTTGGCGACAAAACTTCAGAATGACTCAAGGATTTCTAAAATGTTTTTTGCTAATGGGAATGCTACCACCGATGTAATAGGAAAAAATGTTCATTTATCAGAAATCAAAGAATTGAGAGATTTCGCTATTAAAGAAAAGATCGACCTTACCATTGTAGGTCCTGAAGCTCCTTTGGTGGCAGGTATAAAGGATGAATTCAAAAAGCACGATCTTAAAGTTTTTGGCCCTAATCAGAAAGTAGCAAGCTTGGAAGGAAGTAAAGCTTTCTCCAAGAAATTCATGCAGACCTATGATATCAAAACAGCTAAAGCAGTAGTATTTGATTCATACAACGAAGCCAAAGAATATGTACAGACACAGCAGTATCCTCTAGTGATCAAGGCAAGTGGTTTAGCAGGTGGAAAAGGAGTTGTTATTTGTGACAACCTTGAAGAGGCTGAAGCTACTATCCACGATTTCATGATCAGAAGAATCTATGGTGATGCAGGTATCCGTTTAGTTATCGAAGAATATTTACAAGGTTTTGAAGCTTCTATCATTGCGTTTTCAAACGGTGATAAACTTTTCCCTTGTATTGCTGCCAAAGATTATAAAAAAGCCGGAAATGGTGATACAGGACCTAATACAGGAGGTATGGGTTCAGTAGCCCCAAGCCCGGAATTCACCCAGGAGCACTATGCAGATTTCGAGAAAAATATCCTTGAACCAACATTGAAAGGCCTTAAAGCTGAAGGATTTGGATTTAAAGGAATAATTTTCTTCGGACTGATGGTGACTAAAAACGGTGCTTACCTTCTTGAATACAATATGAGATTCGGAGATCCTGAAACTCAGGTATTGATGGCCCTTATGGAAAACAACCTGTTGGATGTAATTCAGGACTGTATGGAAGGAAAAGATATCGAGCTTAAGTTTAAAGACGAAAAAGCGGTGTGTCTGGTAATGTGTTCAGGAGGATATCCTAGAAACTTTGAAACAGGCTACGAAATTGTAGGCGAAGATAAATTAAAGCATAGTAAACTATTATATGCAGGCGCTGTCAGAAAAGGAGATAAAGTAGTTTCCAACGGTGGTAGAGTACTGAATATTGTAGCTACGGGTGCTACCTACGAAGATGCCCGCAAGAACGCTTACGAAGATGCAGGACATGTACATTTCGATTACGGCTTCTACAGAGAAGACATCGGAAAGTTTTAA
- the guaA gene encoding glutamine-hydrolyzing GMP synthase, translated as MNNGIIILDFGSQYNQLIGRRIREMGVYSEILPYNTPLQDILAKQPKGIILSGGPSSVNAENAHLVEKELYEQGVPVLGICYGMQMTAHLLGGKVNKGEKGEYGKANLEIVKESSLLKGVTQNSVVWMSHFDEVGELPAGFELNAKSGVIASIANEDKKIFCVQFHPEVSHTEEGGKMLENFVFGICNSEKNWKLTNYIEKTVEEIREKVGDNKVILGLSGGVDSSVAAVLIHKAIGDQLTCIFVDTGLLRKDEGKKVMDQYGEHFHMNIKMVDAKERFLSKLAGVDDPEAKRKIIGNEFIHVFDEESHKIEGAKFLAQGTIYPDVIESQSVNGPSAVIKSHHNVGGLPEDMEFELLEPLRELFKDEVRRVGEELGIPHHLVYRHPFPGPGLGIRVLGAVDAEKVRILQEADDIFIEELYKNDLYEKVSQAFVVLLPVKSVGVMGDERTYEYTAVVRSANTIDFMTATWSRLPYEFLDTVSSRIINEVRGINRVAYDISSKPPATIEWE; from the coding sequence ATGAACAACGGTATTATTATTTTAGATTTCGGATCCCAGTACAACCAGCTTATCGGAAGAAGAATCCGTGAGATGGGGGTATACTCTGAAATCTTACCTTACAATACACCTTTACAAGATATTTTAGCAAAACAACCAAAAGGAATCATCCTTTCCGGAGGACCAAGCTCTGTAAATGCAGAAAACGCTCACCTGGTTGAAAAAGAATTATACGAGCAGGGAGTTCCCGTATTGGGAATTTGCTACGGAATGCAAATGACGGCGCACCTTTTAGGAGGAAAAGTAAATAAAGGTGAAAAAGGAGAATACGGTAAAGCAAATCTTGAAATCGTTAAAGAAAGTTCTTTATTGAAGGGCGTAACTCAGAACTCCGTTGTTTGGATGAGCCACTTTGACGAAGTAGGAGAATTGCCGGCAGGTTTTGAATTAAATGCAAAATCAGGAGTAATTGCTTCTATTGCTAATGAAGACAAAAAAATATTCTGCGTTCAGTTCCACCCTGAAGTTTCTCACACGGAAGAAGGAGGAAAAATGCTTGAGAATTTCGTGTTTGGAATCTGTAATTCAGAAAAAAACTGGAAGCTGACCAACTATATTGAAAAAACAGTTGAAGAAATCCGTGAGAAAGTAGGAGACAACAAAGTAATCCTAGGTCTTTCAGGAGGGGTTGACTCATCTGTAGCGGCAGTTCTGATCCATAAAGCTATCGGTGATCAACTGACTTGTATCTTCGTAGATACCGGATTATTGAGAAAGGATGAAGGTAAAAAAGTGATGGATCAGTATGGAGAGCATTTCCATATGAACATTAAAATGGTGGATGCTAAAGAGAGATTCCTTTCAAAATTAGCAGGAGTAGACGATCCTGAAGCAAAGAGAAAAATCATAGGAAACGAATTTATCCACGTATTTGATGAAGAATCTCACAAAATTGAAGGCGCTAAATTCTTAGCTCAAGGTACCATCTACCCAGACGTTATCGAGAGCCAGTCGGTGAACGGACCATCTGCGGTCATCAAGTCTCACCACAATGTAGGAGGACTTCCTGAAGATATGGAATTCGAATTATTAGAGCCACTAAGAGAGCTTTTCAAAGACGAAGTAAGAAGAGTAGGAGAAGAATTGGGAATTCCTCACCATTTGGTATACAGACACCCTTTCCCTGGACCTGGATTAGGAATCAGAGTATTGGGAGCGGTAGATGCTGAGAAAGTAAGAATCCTCCAGGAAGCTGATGATATCTTCATTGAAGAGTTATATAAAAACGACCTTTACGAAAAAGTATCTCAGGCATTCGTAGTATTACTTCCTGTAAAATCTGTAGGAGTAATGGGCGACGAAAGAACATATGAATACACTGCTGTAGTGCGTTCTGCCAACACGATCGACTTTATGACAGCGACATGGAGCAGACTTCCTTACGAGTTCCTGGATACGGTGTCAAGCAGGATCATCAACGAGGTAAGAGGAATCAACAGAGTAGCTTACGATATTTCAAGCAAACCACCTGCAACAATTGAGTGGGAATAA